In Ascaphus truei isolate aAscTru1 chromosome 7, aAscTru1.hap1, whole genome shotgun sequence, one genomic interval encodes:
- the DAPL1 gene encoding death-associated protein-like 1 isoform X2 codes for MTKGVNVHLASLRGGHAPAVKAGRMRVSKKQGNEENGAVEKNVKKNIMEKTSSVNLTKMQAMNLLAGALEKLGREFPAEAVQMAHQKPRPALEKMGLPRRLYLIQQPRKC; via the exons atgACGAAAGGAGTGAACGTTCACCTCGCTTCCCTGAGAGGGGGCCACGCTCCGGCAG TTAAAGCTGGAAGAATGAGGGTTTCCAAAAAACAAGGCAATGAAGAAAATGGAGCAGTTGAGAAAAATGTTAAGAAAAACATCATGGAAAAAACAAG CTCTGTTAACTTGACAAAGATGCAGGCGATGAACCTCTTAGCTGGTGCGCTGGAGAAA CTGGGCCGTGAATTTCCAGCAGAAGCTGTGCAAATGGCTCACCAAAAGCCACGCCCTGCCTTGGAGAAGATGGGCTTGCCCAGAAGACTTTACCTTATTCAACAGCCACGCAAGTGCTAG
- the DAPL1 gene encoding death-associated protein-like 1 isoform X1 — protein MPSEEILCGMPHTLQKSALKLEDTSKPTFKAGRMRVSKKQGNEENGAVEKNVKKNIMEKTSSVNLTKMQAMNLLAGALEKLGREFPAEAVQMAHQKPRPALEKMGLPRRLYLIQQPRKC, from the exons ATGCCCTCAGAGGAAATACTTTGTGGAATGCCTCACACCCTACAGAAGAGCGCACTGAAGCTTGAGGATACTTCCAAACCCACAT TTAAAGCTGGAAGAATGAGGGTTTCCAAAAAACAAGGCAATGAAGAAAATGGAGCAGTTGAGAAAAATGTTAAGAAAAACATCATGGAAAAAACAAG CTCTGTTAACTTGACAAAGATGCAGGCGATGAACCTCTTAGCTGGTGCGCTGGAGAAA CTGGGCCGTGAATTTCCAGCAGAAGCTGTGCAAATGGCTCACCAAAAGCCACGCCCTGCCTTGGAGAAGATGGGCTTGCCCAGAAGACTTTACCTTATTCAACAGCCACGCAAGTGCTAG